The proteins below come from a single Chitinophaga pinensis DSM 2588 genomic window:
- a CDS encoding exonuclease SbcCD subunit D C-terminal domain-containing protein, giving the protein MKILHTADWHIGQTFYQYDRTYEHQQFLHWLVDTIKAHDVELLIISGDVFDIANPSAVAIKLFYAFLNSAVKAQPGLQIIVTAGNHDSAARLEAPKPLLESSDIHIVGLIERKEDGSINYEKMLIPVRDRNGETVLWCMAIPFLRMGDYPAVAESETLYADGVSALYKEAYEHALTKKQGGQGIIAMAHLHTLDAELSDHDKSERVIMGGIEFVPAKAFHEELLYVALGHIHKAQKIGGKEHIRYSGSPLPMSFSEMNYKHQVVSFDISNGVMSGLEMLEIPVTTELLRVPAKPQPIEAVLEALLQLPEATETIHTAPYLEVRVLLEGPEPALRHKIETALAGKHVRLAKIDVRYPSSAAEGTGERIASAAQLQELSPLDIFKKIYQEDYERETPEELVALFQQVLQEINTKEE; this is encoded by the coding sequence ATGAAAATATTGCATACTGCGGACTGGCATATCGGACAAACCTTTTATCAGTATGACAGGACGTATGAGCATCAGCAGTTTTTACACTGGCTGGTGGATACCATTAAAGCACACGATGTAGAACTGCTGATCATCAGCGGAGATGTGTTTGATATCGCCAACCCTTCCGCTGTTGCCATCAAATTGTTTTACGCATTTCTCAATAGTGCCGTAAAGGCACAACCAGGATTACAGATCATCGTGACGGCTGGTAATCATGACTCTGCCGCCCGACTGGAAGCGCCGAAGCCTTTACTGGAATCTTCGGACATCCATATCGTCGGACTGATAGAACGGAAGGAAGATGGCAGTATCAATTATGAGAAAATGCTGATCCCTGTGAGAGACAGGAATGGCGAAACAGTGCTGTGGTGTATGGCGATCCCGTTTCTGCGTATGGGCGATTATCCGGCGGTAGCCGAAAGCGAAACCCTGTATGCGGATGGTGTAAGCGCACTGTATAAAGAAGCCTATGAACATGCACTGACAAAAAAACAAGGAGGACAGGGCATCATCGCAATGGCACACCTGCATACATTGGATGCTGAGCTGTCTGATCACGATAAATCTGAGAGAGTGATCATGGGAGGTATTGAATTCGTTCCTGCGAAAGCGTTTCACGAAGAGCTGCTGTATGTAGCCTTGGGACATATTCATAAAGCCCAGAAAATAGGTGGAAAAGAACATATCCGCTACAGCGGTAGTCCGCTGCCAATGTCATTCTCTGAAATGAACTACAAACACCAGGTGGTGAGCTTTGATATCAGTAATGGCGTCATGAGCGGACTGGAAATGCTGGAAATACCGGTAACGACTGAACTACTGCGGGTACCTGCCAAACCGCAGCCCATCGAAGCGGTGCTGGAAGCCTTATTACAATTGCCGGAAGCGACGGAAACAATACATACCGCTCCTTACCTGGAAGTACGTGTACTGCTGGAAGGACCTGAACCTGCCCTGCGGCACAAGATAGAAACAGCCCTTGCCGGCAAACATGTGCGACTGGCAAAAATAGACGTCCGCTACCCCTCCTCCGCAGCCGAAGGAACAGGAGAGAGGATCGCCAGCGCTGCACAATTGCAGGAATTAAGTCCGCTGGATATCTTTAAAAAGATTTACCAGGAAGACTATGAGCGCGAAACGCCGGAGGAACTGGTGGCCCTGTTTCAGCAGGTATTGCAGGAGATTAACACAAAAGAAGAGTAA
- a CDS encoding AAA family ATPase, translating into MKILAIRFKNLASLEDTNEIDFTKEPLSKAGIFAITGPTGAGKSTLLDALCLALYARTPRYLQAKETGIEIQDQGGNKISQGDVRGILRDGTAEGFAEVEFAGVDGNNYKARWAVKRARNKIDGNLQADTVELFNLTTNGVFPGKKTETLREIERVVGLNFEQFTRSVLLAQGDFTAFLKADKDAKASLLEKLTGTNIYSEISVGIYNKFKEADTELRNLKQQVAGIERLTEEERMALHAQQEELGAKISSQQITIAELGAAISWYQLLDTLEKNREQATDQYQQATLAMENAGERIRNFTLVEHVQAARGPVEARRSHEQQLAEKEKALQEIDARIMRTTEAQQQAATALETAHAAVLHAQQEAAKHQPDITRARELDTLTGEKDRQLQQAVTEAANAQKQQDAHLKAFEEKEKEIHTLAQAISKLEDWQRDHLGRKDIAENIIEISAQLGHTAKLLPVQQEALKEQQENASFIRKAQEQITDLQEKADKEQAESARLQTELDEANKLLQAVPLETLKEKDTRLDQQIREGEAAKIHWERLFGSLQEKEKTARQLENCAQELKEKTAALQEKQAELTIAQAKKEQSDKLLHQARLQVAENVESLRAQLVQDEPCPVCGSKAHPFVTDNPLAHAMLKTLEEEYNAALRYYNTLSGDISSLEQFCKKLLLDSETFNKSLQERVTQIASLEEKWAGFSLAAASKAAPDENKAQWLEEQVQQLQTAQKEIAVQLKAYDAQRNAVETLKSQLDIKQQALSANKEQLKDRQREKTSKEEAQERIARQLEHITESLRTMTEQLAPHFSNPDWVDNWKKDPQGFNAKIVAFAQQWKQQAEAIIANNQQLREHQSALQEMGRQGPAIAAALSEKINALQQQQAAFNALQQERQALLNGATVISFEQRLKQVIEQAVLTQQTATEVFNTGKEDLRAYTASKDTTTADITNIRSNIDKERAAIGAWLKNYTATYGSTLTEETLTQLLSHTAAWIETERKAITALRDAVNTTQATLIERSLQLSNHQEKRVSDQSLEALTASSNEAKQVLEDLGREKNNLAYRLRQDEENKLKIGDLQYTIDAKTAVHENWSKLNELIGSADGKKFRQIAQEYTLDMLLDHANMHLSMLTRRYKLLRIPGNLALQVLDKDMGDELRTVFSLSGGESFLVSLALALGLASLSSSKMKVESLFIDEGFGALDPDTLNIAMDALERLHNQGRKVGVISHVQEMTERIPTQIKVIRMANGKSKVEVTGA; encoded by the coding sequence ATGAAGATATTAGCCATTCGTTTCAAGAACCTGGCATCACTGGAAGATACGAACGAGATAGATTTCACAAAAGAACCATTGAGCAAAGCAGGGATCTTTGCTATTACCGGTCCGACAGGCGCTGGTAAGTCCACCTTACTGGATGCCCTTTGCCTGGCCTTATATGCAAGAACGCCCCGTTATCTGCAGGCTAAGGAAACCGGTATAGAAATACAGGATCAGGGAGGCAATAAAATCAGCCAGGGTGACGTCAGAGGTATTTTACGTGATGGTACAGCAGAAGGTTTTGCAGAGGTAGAATTTGCTGGAGTTGACGGCAATAACTATAAAGCAAGATGGGCCGTTAAACGTGCCCGCAATAAGATCGATGGTAACCTGCAGGCGGATACGGTGGAATTATTTAATCTGACGACCAACGGTGTTTTCCCGGGCAAGAAAACAGAAACCCTGCGGGAAATAGAAAGGGTGGTCGGACTGAACTTCGAACAGTTTACCCGTTCGGTATTACTGGCACAGGGCGACTTCACCGCCTTTCTGAAAGCAGATAAAGATGCCAAGGCTTCCCTCCTGGAAAAGCTGACGGGGACAAATATCTATTCTGAAATATCCGTAGGCATCTATAATAAATTCAAAGAGGCGGATACGGAACTCAGGAATCTGAAACAACAGGTTGCAGGTATTGAGCGACTGACAGAAGAGGAAAGAATGGCCCTGCACGCACAACAGGAAGAACTGGGTGCTAAGATCAGCAGCCAGCAGATCACTATCGCAGAACTGGGCGCTGCGATCAGCTGGTATCAGTTGCTGGATACCCTGGAAAAGAACAGGGAACAGGCCACCGATCAATACCAGCAGGCTACCCTGGCCATGGAAAATGCGGGAGAAAGGATCCGCAACTTTACACTGGTAGAACATGTACAGGCAGCGAGAGGTCCGGTGGAAGCCAGAAGGTCGCATGAGCAGCAACTGGCCGAGAAAGAGAAGGCTTTACAGGAGATCGATGCCCGTATTATGCGAACTACGGAAGCACAACAACAGGCAGCGACAGCACTGGAAACTGCGCATGCAGCGGTATTACATGCACAGCAGGAAGCCGCGAAACACCAGCCTGATATAACACGTGCCAGGGAATTAGATACGCTGACAGGCGAAAAGGACCGGCAGCTGCAACAGGCAGTAACGGAAGCAGCCAACGCACAAAAACAACAGGATGCCCATCTGAAAGCATTTGAGGAAAAGGAAAAAGAGATCCATACACTTGCACAGGCCATCAGCAAACTGGAGGACTGGCAAAGGGATCATCTCGGCAGAAAAGATATTGCAGAGAATATTATAGAAATCAGCGCACAACTGGGGCATACTGCCAAACTATTGCCCGTACAACAGGAGGCGCTGAAAGAGCAGCAGGAGAATGCCAGTTTTATCCGGAAAGCACAGGAGCAGATAACAGACTTACAGGAAAAAGCAGACAAAGAACAGGCAGAGAGCGCCCGTTTACAGACAGAACTGGACGAAGCCAATAAGCTGCTACAAGCTGTTCCCCTGGAAACCCTGAAAGAAAAAGATACCCGTCTTGATCAGCAGATAAGAGAAGGCGAAGCCGCGAAAATCCATTGGGAAAGACTGTTTGGTAGTCTGCAGGAGAAAGAGAAAACCGCACGTCAGCTGGAAAACTGTGCACAGGAACTGAAAGAAAAGACAGCCGCACTTCAGGAGAAACAGGCCGAACTGACCATCGCCCAGGCAAAAAAGGAGCAGTCAGATAAACTGCTGCATCAGGCACGGTTACAGGTAGCAGAAAATGTAGAATCCCTGCGCGCACAACTGGTGCAGGATGAACCTTGTCCGGTATGTGGCAGTAAAGCGCATCCTTTCGTTACGGACAATCCGCTGGCACACGCCATGCTGAAAACACTGGAAGAAGAATACAATGCTGCTTTAAGGTACTACAATACGTTATCAGGCGATATCAGCAGCCTGGAGCAATTCTGCAAAAAACTATTACTTGACAGCGAAACATTCAACAAATCCTTACAGGAACGAGTGACGCAGATAGCCTCCCTGGAAGAGAAATGGGCGGGGTTTAGTCTGGCAGCTGCCAGTAAAGCCGCCCCGGATGAAAACAAGGCGCAATGGCTGGAAGAACAGGTGCAGCAATTACAGACCGCTCAAAAGGAAATAGCGGTACAGCTGAAGGCTTATGACGCGCAAAGGAATGCGGTTGAAACCCTGAAAAGCCAGCTGGATATAAAACAACAGGCACTGTCTGCAAATAAAGAGCAGCTGAAAGACAGGCAACGTGAAAAGACCAGTAAGGAAGAAGCGCAGGAACGTATTGCCAGACAACTGGAGCATATAACGGAAAGTCTCCGGACCATGACCGAACAACTGGCCCCCCATTTCAGCAATCCAGACTGGGTAGATAACTGGAAAAAAGATCCACAGGGATTCAATGCTAAAATAGTGGCCTTTGCCCAACAATGGAAACAACAGGCAGAAGCTATTATCGCGAATAATCAGCAGTTACGTGAGCACCAGTCAGCCTTACAGGAAATGGGCAGACAGGGACCGGCCATCGCGGCTGCATTAAGTGAAAAGATCAATGCGCTGCAACAGCAGCAAGCGGCGTTTAATGCCCTGCAACAGGAACGGCAGGCATTACTGAACGGAGCGACTGTTATCAGCTTTGAACAAAGGTTGAAACAGGTCATCGAACAGGCAGTTCTCACACAGCAGACAGCGACAGAGGTATTTAATACAGGAAAAGAAGATCTGCGGGCCTACACCGCCAGTAAAGACACCACAACGGCAGATATTACCAACATTCGCAGTAATATCGACAAAGAACGGGCTGCCATCGGAGCATGGTTAAAAAACTATACTGCGACCTATGGCAGCACGTTGACGGAAGAAACACTCACGCAACTCCTCTCCCACACGGCCGCCTGGATAGAAACAGAAAGAAAGGCGATCACGGCTCTGCGGGATGCGGTTAATACCACCCAGGCTACCTTGATCGAAAGATCCTTACAGTTAAGTAATCACCAGGAAAAGCGCGTAAGCGATCAATCCCTGGAAGCATTAACTGCTTCTTCCAATGAAGCGAAACAGGTACTGGAAGACCTGGGCAGGGAGAAGAACAACCTGGCCTACAGGTTACGGCAGGATGAAGAAAATAAACTGAAGATCGGCGACCTGCAATATACCATCGATGCGAAAACAGCCGTACATGAAAACTGGAGTAAACTAAATGAACTGATCGGCTCTGCGGATGGTAAAAAGTTCCGGCAGATCGCACAGGAATACACCCTGGATATGCTGCTGGATCATGCCAATATGCACCTGTCCATGCTGACCCGCCGTTATAAGCTATTGAGAATACCCGGTAACCTGGCTTTACAGGTGCTGGATAAAGACATGGGGGATGAACTAAGGACGGTTTTCTCTCTTTCCGGAGGAGAATCTTTCCTTGTCTCACTGGCACTGGCATTAGGATTAGCATCCCTATCGTCCAGCAAGATGAAAGTAGAATCCCTGTTTATTGACGAAGGGTTTGGCGCACTGGATCCTGACACGCTGAATATTGCGATGGATGCACTGGAACGTTTACATAATCAGGGCCGTAAGGTGGGGGTGATTTCTCACGTACAGGAAATGACGGAACGTATTCCCACGCAGATAAAAGTGATCAGGATGGCCAATGGAAAAAGCAAGGTGGAAGTGACTGGGGCTTAA
- a CDS encoding lysophospholipid acyltransferase family protein, whose product MYDAANSIRRPAGYVNQEIKVPAMLKRRNLVHELLFAIVYLVSLLPVWALKVIEKLLYWILYRVIRYRADVVVQNLSRSFPEKSYRQIRGMARSFYRHFSALILETLQLLSLSEKQHRKRVHLHNPEVLEHCHKEGRNIIIVMGHYGNWECLNILPKYLSFDVYAVYKPTPYRLLNMVLYRIRSRFGIKLLATNETARFMLSNRQHPNAYVFIADQSPVVRPRYQTHFLHQSTGLFTGAEQLARSLDAVVLYASVRKRNCGTGWDICFSLITEEPADIESYEITRTFAWYLEHDIMHAPEYWLWTHKQWERE is encoded by the coding sequence ATGTACGACGCTGCTAATTCCATCAGAAGACCCGCAGGTTATGTCAACCAGGAGATAAAAGTTCCGGCAATGCTTAAACGCCGAAACCTGGTGCATGAACTGCTGTTTGCCATTGTTTATCTTGTCAGTCTTTTGCCTGTATGGGCGCTGAAAGTCATTGAGAAATTGTTGTATTGGATCCTCTATCGGGTGATCAGATATAGAGCTGATGTAGTAGTGCAGAATCTTTCACGTTCCTTTCCGGAAAAAAGCTACCGGCAGATAAGGGGAATGGCTCGTTCCTTTTACCGCCATTTCAGTGCATTGATACTGGAAACCTTACAACTGTTATCCTTATCGGAGAAACAGCATCGTAAACGGGTACATCTGCATAATCCGGAGGTACTGGAACACTGTCATAAGGAGGGGAGGAATATCATCATTGTGATGGGGCACTATGGCAACTGGGAATGCCTGAATATCCTGCCGAAATACCTTTCCTTTGACGTGTATGCGGTATATAAACCAACGCCTTACCGATTGCTGAATATGGTGTTGTACCGCATCCGGTCGCGCTTTGGCATTAAGTTGCTGGCTACCAATGAAACCGCCCGTTTTATGTTGTCCAACCGGCAGCATCCGAATGCCTATGTATTCATTGCAGATCAGTCGCCTGTAGTAAGACCCAGGTACCAGACGCATTTCCTGCACCAGTCCACCGGCCTGTTTACCGGTGCAGAACAACTGGCGCGTTCCCTGGATGCAGTCGTATTGTATGCCTCTGTCAGGAAGCGTAATTGCGGTACAGGATGGGATATCTGTTTTTCCCTGATTACAGAAGAACCGGCGGATATTGAATCCTATGAGATCACCAGGACTTTTGCCTGGTACCTGGAACACGATATCATGCACGCCCCGGAATACTGGTTATGGACCCATAAACAGTGGGAGCGGGAATAA
- a CDS encoding response regulator — MAKHGPLLILEDDEDDREIYVNVLKEMGMRNEIFFFDAGDALLTYLQTTTDRPMIIIADINVPRMNGLELRRQINLDERLRKKSIPFVFLTTIESREIVDEVYDLTVQGYFIKKPFYDDIARQIRTVLEYWLIARHPNQ; from the coding sequence ATGGCAAAGCATGGTCCCCTGCTGATATTGGAAGATGATGAAGATGACCGCGAAATATACGTGAATGTGTTGAAGGAGATGGGAATGCGTAACGAAATCTTTTTTTTTGATGCCGGAGATGCGTTGTTAACTTATCTGCAGACAACCACCGACAGACCGATGATAATTATTGCAGATATAAATGTGCCGAGAATGAATGGTTTGGAGCTCAGACGCCAGATCAACCTGGACGAAAGGTTAAGAAAGAAAAGTATTCCATTTGTATTTCTTACTACCATTGAATCACGAGAAATCGTTGATGAAGTTTATGATCTGACCGTACAGGGATATTTTATCAAAAAACCATTTTATGATGATATAGCCAGGCAAATCAGGACTGTTCTTGAATATTGGCTGATCGCAAGACATCCCAATCAATAG